The nucleotide window GTGCGGATCTGTGCCTGGGATTGGAGATGCCCTTGATAGAAATCAATTACTCCCTCCATCACAGTTTAAAGGGCGTACCTCACATTTCTCTGGGCCCAAGGTTACTAGCGATTGGCAGGAATAACTGATGCGCTGGAGCTGCGGTAGTTAAGGATATGCGCCTAATTAATCGCCAAACAAATGCATAGTAACCTCCTCGTCCAGTAAAAGGCCTCACACAACCATGCATGCAAACAAAACCGATTCACACCTTCACCTAAAGTTTTAGTTCACACCATGCATGCGCACCAGAAAGGCAAGCGGAAGGAGTAATTTCAGTGGGCTAATTAATGACCTGCGCCCTATTTCTCTCTAATTGTGAAAAAAATCAGGTTTTGGAGATACGTCCTTTAAACTGTGATGGAGGGAGTAGCAGGACCACCAGTTCGGTACAAAGAAATCAATTATACTTCCTCTGTTCatttttataagaccttgaagatatttcagacaatgtgcaaaacagcatattttaagttgtctgaaacgacttacaaaagtgaactgAGGAAGTAGTATAGCAAAATTAAACAAAGTGTACTGGATAAGGTATATAGGGAACCAAAAAAGGACGCGGAGGAATTGATCCCGGGCACCAGTGATCCCGGATGAACAGTAAAATTcgaaaaaatagtaaaaaaaattcaaaaaaaatctgaaatttgtTGTCAAGAAACTTTGATGTTttttctacatgcgtgccaattTTCGTGATGAAATGACATTTGTGGAGGTGTcagcaaaaaaaacaaaatcataCTCCAAAAAAACTGTTTTTGGAAGCATTTTGGAGCAtcgattttgtttttttttgccgAGACCTGCATGAATGTCATTTTGTCATGAAAATTTGCACGCATGTGAAAAATATATCAATGTTTGTTGCcaaaaaaattcagatttttttgatCTTTTTAAATATTTTTTTCGTTTGTACTGTAGCAAAGGGTGCCTGTGAGCTCGAGCTCACAATAGCACTTTCGACCAAAAAAGGGCTCCATGGGCGATCCTCGATCAAAAGCGCAAGGTGGCTTTCTCACGCGCTCTCTCCCGAATCCGATCCCAATTCCCCTCCCATCTCGCGGAGGAGGCGGAGACCTCGGTCGGACCGATCCCATTCGAGATCGATTTTAGCCGAAAAAAGCTGAGCGTGCTCCAGACAGCGACTCGCCGCACTGCCGAAGCTCCGAgcgacgggggcggcggcggcggcgccgcggCGGCGAAATGGACGCGAGGTTCCCGTACTCGCCGGCCGAGGTGGCCAAGGTGCAGCTCGTGCAGTTCGGCATCCTCAGCCCGGATGAAATCGTAATGCCTCTCAACCCCACCGCCTCcgcctctgtttggtttctcTTCTCTCTGCGTGCAGTTGGAGCTCGAGCTGGTTTGGGTGGGGTTGGCTAGTTCTGAATTCTGGCTGGATGGATGAACTGTCTTGGGGGTGCTGGATATTAGCTTCAGTCTGTGGTGTTGTTTGGGTAGCGAACTGGCCGAGTTTGATCTGACAAATAGATGTTGCTGAAGCTGATCCACTGTAACTTACCAAAGGTTCCGAGTTCTGACACAGTGATATGAGTATTGTTTGGTTCAGTGGTGTTTTGCTAACTTGGGGAACTAGTTAAACTTTGAGCAGAACGCTTGGTTGGAAGTCCCTAGTTCGCTTTGAGTTAGAAGTTGTACTCCCTGTAATACTGCTGAAGTGGGATATTTGGTCAAGTTGACTTTGCAGTTTTATTACATGTTCATCAAAATTTTGACCGATCTAGCAAAATGGCAATGTTGCCATACTTTACAGagagtgatctaaacgctcttataatACTTTACAGAGGGAGCACTATCAGCTTGGCAGTTTGGTTGTGCTTAGCAGTTTGCACGGTCTTTTTATTATTACACATGATTTTACTGTTCTTTTGATTGGGTCATGTTCAGTTCAATACAAGTTTGAATAAGGCTATATGCATCTGGTTGCTGGTCTTACACTACAGATTTGCAGAGTGTCTCTATATTTTACAGTGCTTTCGATCGGGTCATATTCAGTTCAATAGAAGTTTGAATAAGGCTGCACGCATCTTGTTGCTGGTCTTACACTATGGATTTGCAGAGTGTTTCTAATAAGATGGATTTGAGAGGGTTTAGTATTATGATTTATTTGGTTCAAATGACCATTGACCGTTGTACTGATGGTGGGAGGAGTGTCTCCTTAACTGGTCCATACGGAGTGCCCAAAGAAATGTGTAGCATTGTGGATGTAGGATCGAATCTGATAGATTTTGTGTTGCTTTGCTTCCTTGTAGAGGCAAATGTCAGTGGCGGTGATAGAGCATGCAGAGACTATGGAGAGGGGAAAGGCGAAGCCTGGGGGTTTGAGTGACCCTCGTTTGGGTACTATTGACCAGAAGATCAAGTGTGATACATGTATGGCTGGGATGGCTGAGTGCCCGGGCCACTTTGGCCACCTTGAGCTTGCAAAGCCAATGTTCCACATCGGCTTCATCAAGACTCTACTCTCCATAATGCGCTGTGTGTGCCTCAACTGTTCCAAGATCCTGGCAGACGAGGAGGATACTAAGTTCAAGCAAGCTCTGAAAATTAGTAACCCCAAAAATAGATTAAGAAGAATATATGATGCTTGCAAGAGCAAAAAGACTTGTGCTGGTGGTGGTGAACTTGAGGTTCAAGATCAGCAGGGCACTGATGAGACACTAAAGAAGAGAGGTGGTTGTGGTGCTCAGCAGCCAAGTATCACAGTTGATGGTATGAAGATGGTTGCAGAGTTTGAAGCAACAAAGAAGAAAACTGATGATCAAGATCAACTCCCTGAACTAGTGGAGCGAAAGCAAATTCTCTCTGCCGAGAGGGTCCTTAATGTTCTCAAGCATATAAGTGATGATGACTGTCTTTTGTTGGGCCTGAATCCTAAATGCGCTCGTCCTGATTGGATGATACTGCAAGTCCTTCCTATTCCTCCACCGCACGTGAGACCATCTGCCATGATGGATACTTCCTCCAGAAGTGAGGATGATTTGACTCATCAATTAGTGATGATAATTCGACATAATGAGAATTTGACGAGGCAAGAGAGAAATGGAGCCCCAGCTTACATTATAAAAGAGTTTGCTCAGTTGTTGCAGTTTCACATTGCAACGTACTTCGGCAATGATCTTCCTGGACAACCAAGGGCCAATCAGCATTCTGGAAGGCCTATAAAATCAATTTGCAGCAGGCTGAAAGCAAAAGAAGGTTGGATTAGAGGAAACCTAATTGGGAAGCATGTTGGTTTCTCAGCTCGTACTGTCGTCACACCAGATCCGAACATCAACATTGATCAATTGGGGGTGCCATGGAGTATTGCTTTGAATCTGACATACCCAGAAACTGTCACTCCATATAACATCGAGAGGTTGAAAGAGCTAGTAGAATATGGGCCTCACCCTCCGCCAGGGAAGACTGGTGCAAAGTACATTATCAGGGAAGATGGTCAGAGAGTGGATCTTCGCTATGTGAAGAAAAGTAGTGATCAGCATTTGGAGCTGGGTTACAAGGTGGAAAGACACCTCAATGATGGAGATTTTGTCCTTTTCAATCGGCAACCAAGCCTTCACAAAATGCCTATCATGGGGCATCGTGTTAAAATTATGCCCTGCTCAACTTTCTGCCTGAACTTGTCTGTCACATCACCGTACAATGCAGATTTTGATGCGGAtgaaatgaatatgcatgttccTCAGTCATTTGAGACCACAGCTGTAGTTTTAGAGTTGATGATGGTTTCAAAATGCATTGTCTCACCTCAAGCGAATATACCTGCTATGGGTATTGTCCAGGACACACTTCTTGGGTGTCGAAAAATCACCAAAAGGGACACTCTTATTGAAAAGGACATATTTATGAACATGTTAATGTGGTGGGAAGATTTTGATGGGAAGGTCCCTGCCCCTGCCATTTTGAAACCAAGGCCGATTTGGACTGGCAAACAAGTTTTCAACTTGATTATCCCCAAGCTAATCAATTTAATAAGTTTTTCAGCCTGGCATGCTGAAACAGAGTGTGGATTTATTACTCCTGGTGATACTATGGTCCGGATAGAGAAGGGAGAGCTTCTGTCTGGTACACTTTGCAAAAGAACACTTGGGACATCAACTGGAAGTCTTATTCATGCTATTTGTGAAGAGGTAGGGCCAGATGCTGCACTGAAGTTCTTGGGTCATACACAGTCGCTGGTCAACTACTGGCTTCTGCAAAACGGTTTCAGTATTGGTATTGGAGATGCAATTGCAGATGCAGATACCATGGAGAAGATTGATGAGACAATTGGAACAGCTAAGAATGATGTGAAGGAGCTTATTAAGCAAGCACAAGAAAAGAACTTGGAACCTGAGCCAGGACTCACAATGATGGAATCATTTGAGAACCGAGTAAATCAGATTCTTAGCAAGGCTTATGATGATGCTGAGAGTAGTGCTCAGAAGGGTTTGTCTGAGAGCAACAATTTGAAAGCCATGGTCACTGCAGGCTCAAAAGGCAGTTTCATTAATATTTCACAAATGATTGCTTGTCTTGGACAGCAGAAAATTGAGGGCAAGCGGATTCCGTTTGGTTTTGTTGATCGTACATTACCCCAATTTACGAAAGATGACTATGGCCCTGAAAGTCGTGGGTTTGTTCAGAATTCGTACCTTCGAGGTCTGACACCACAGGAGTTTTTCTTCCATGCTATGGTTAGTAGAGAAGGTTTGATTGATGCTGCTGTGAGAACTCCGAGACAGGGAAGGCAGTATTCAGGGGAGGCTCGTGAAGGCTATGGAGGACATCGTGATGAAACATGATGGTGCTATGCGAAATTCGCTGGGTGTTGTTGTTCAATTCTTGCATGGAGAAGACGGCATGGATGCTGTTTGGATTGAATCACAGAAATTGGACTCCCTGAAGATGAATAAGGCGAGTTTGATAATGTATTTGGTTTTGAACTCGACGATGAGAACTCGGGGCCTACTTACATGTTGCCTGACCATGTTGTTTTTTAGTTGGA belongs to Triticum urartu cultivar G1812 chromosome 7, Tu2.1, whole genome shotgun sequence and includes:
- the LOC125520634 gene encoding DNA-directed RNA polymerase II subunit RPB1-like, with protein sequence MDARFPYSPAEVAKVQLVQFGILSPDEIRQMSVAVIEHAETMERGKAKPGGLSDPRLGTIDQKIKCDTCMAGMAECPGHFGHLELAKPMFHIGFIKTLLSIMRCVCLNCSKILADEEDTKFKQALKISNPKNRLRRIYDACKSKKTCAGGGELEVQDQQGTDETLKKRGGCGAQQPSITVDGMKMVAEFEATKKKTDDQDQLPELVERKQILSAERVLNVLKHISDDDCLLLGLNPKCARPDWMILQVLPIPPPHVRPSAMMDTSSRSEDDLTHQLVMIIRHNENLTRQERNGAPAYIIKEFAQLLQFHIATYFGNDLPGQPRANQHSGRPIKSICSRLKAKEGWIRGNLIGKHVGFSARTVVTPDPNINIDQLGVPWSIALNLTYPETVTPYNIERLKELVEYGPHPPPGKTGAKYIIREDGQRVDLRYVKKSSDQHLELGYKVERHLNDGDFVLFNRQPSLHKMPIMGHRVKIMPCSTFCLNLSVTSPYNADFDADEMNMHVPQSFETTAVVLELMMVSKCIVSPQANIPAMGIVQDTLLGCRKITKRDTLIEKDIFMNMLMWWEDFDGKVPAPAILKPRPIWTGKQVFNLIIPKLINLISFSAWHAETECGFITPGDTMVRIEKGELLSGTLCKRTLGTSTGSLIHAICEEVGPDAALKFLGHTQSLVNYWLLQNGFSIGIGDAIADADTMEKIDETIGTAKNDVKELIKQAQEKNLEPEPGLTMMESFENRVNQILSKAYDDAESSAQKGLSESNNLKAMVTAGSKGSFINISQMIACLGQQKIEGKRIPFGFVDRTLPQFTKDDYGPESRGFVQNSYLRGLTPQEFFFHAMVSREGLIDAAVRTPRQGRQYSGEAREGYGGHRDET